The DNA window CGCCAGTAATGGATAAAGTCTTCGAGACGAAGCGGCATAACCCAAAGCAAACCAATCTTAGAGATACATAAGCTCCAAACTGATTTGCAAATGAGCAATGCATGAGAATATGTTCGGTATTTTCAATCAACTTACTCTAAGCATATAAACAAATTTCTTTTGTATGCGTCGAGGCTTAATTTTTTTGCGATGATTACGTGATATTTCTGCTTAATATAATTTGTTGCTTTTATATATGTCACTTATTTTCATTTTGTTATAGATGTTGACATCCAATGGCATAAACGAGATTTGATGAAGATCAGTTCCATTTATAGAGAGGATTTTGGTATTGGTTGCCGTGTGCAGTATGAGGTAAGTTCTGGAATTTATCTCAATTAGTGCTCGTTTTTTGAAGATAGGGAATGAAATGATCCATTGCTCACTTAACTCTACTGAGACAAAGATGGGCTGTCAAGAACATAGAGGAGGTAAGATGGGCAGTTGGTCAGATCTAGTATGGATTGTGTAGTGATGAAGGCAAATCAAGCCACTTCAATTTTTCAAAGATAACATCCTACTCAAAATCTATCAGAACTTGCCTAACAGTGCATTCCTGAATGTTGTTTGTAATGAACTTAtcccaaaacaataaaaaaaagaaaccaAATAAGCAATCAAAACTAGAAATCTACTTATGAAACTCTCTTGATGATATTCCCAGGTCAAAGTGCTAAGTCACATGAGATTTAAGGATAAGATTATTATCAGACTTCCGGCCAATGGTGAGTCTACATTTATCTTAAGTATGACACGAGTTGTTTTTTCTAATTACTAAGATGATATCATTTCTCTTTTCCCTTGATGACAGATCAAAGAGTGGAAATAGATGTAAACTATGAACCTGAAGCAAGCGTCTTTTTATCAAACTCGTTGCTGTTTATGCTGACATGTCTCGTCGGGCTAGTGGCAATAATATTTAGCTACCGAGATTACTGTAGGAGGCCCAACAGAACTCAGCCGTATACATCCCTTGCTACTCCTACTATTGCAGCACCTCGTACACCTGAGCACAGCAGTCCCGTTTTGACTGATCAGTCCCCTAGAACTCCTCAACCTTTTGTAGATTACGTGAGGAGGACAATCGATGAAACTCCAAACTACAAGCGAGAAGCTAGGAGGAGGTTTAATCCGCAGAACACGTACTAATGTCTTTCACCCTTCCATCTAACCATGCGTGTCGTATTGAGCATAATTGCATTTGATTGTAAGATTTTGTTCGAAGTTTTGACCTAACATTGTATAAATTAGTGGATAGCTATTGTATTTTGTAACTGGTAGGAATACGCTACTTCTTGAATTAAAGCAGTGTGCATTATTCAGGATTAATCATTCAACATCAAGTCTAGAAATCAGTTTGTAATTCCAACTAATGCTTATGTTTTGTAGAAAAAAGCTGAATTCCAATATTTGCTCTATCtaaccattttttttctttttaggacTTTTTGGAATAGTTTCTTGTCAGCTATAGAACATGCAACAACTATGCTCATTTCTATTTTAAATGTCAGTTGAAAGGGaaaaagataatagtatttGGTTTAactacattttaaaattattttgattttaaataaattgtgtttgctatttaaaaatgtaactataaattctattttacttgaaatgaaaaaagtaaatattttctttggagttatataatttagagaaaataacaaaaaagcaaaaaaaaaagaccACACATTTCACATAATGCAATTATAATAAGATTGTTTACTTTTTTGCCACTTTTCTTTCTTAAATACCACTTTTCCTTATCTCTTTTCCACTACTACTTTATTTCAAACTAAATTTTCATGTCTTCTTCATTCGACTCCTCTCTTGCTCCTCACTGCAACTCCTTAAATTCCCATAGTCTTGTGTTTTTTCCATGGTTGTCAAACCCGGCCCGGTGCTAAAACCGGTAAGACTAGAGGGTCAAGAGTTAAAGGTTCAACCGGGGTTCAACCGGAATTAAAcccatattataaaaataaaaaaataaaaaattataactattaataatcatatatatattatataataaaaaacataCACACAAATAGTAAGTTAGCTTGGTGGTATTGAATGCTTCcattaaaaatactaaacaaCCAAGGCTCAAATCCTAGCAATGACATTTAAattccttattttttttaataagggCTTGGGTTTTTAAGTGATTGACCGAACCGGACCGGGTTTTCCGGTTACTTGACCGGTTAATTGGTCCAATTCAGCGGTTATCCGGCTGGTTCGATTAAAAAACCGCGGGTTTGTGATTATAAGAGTTTTTAGTGCAACCCGAACCGTTGATATGACCGGTTCGAGGGTTTTCCGGtcgaaccggccggtccggttcgGGTTTGACAACCATGGTTTTTTCCTCAATTTATCCTATCTtttcttaattataaatttatacgCTTCTTGGGTCCTAATTCTCAGCTTCGTTTATCTAACAAAAAATATGagtattaataataataataaaaaggtaCGTCTTTGTAAATTTTagttgaattttatgtttgtttaattGTTTGATTATCAATTATAGATTATATAATGGAGTTTGCTATATTGATCTTGTAGGTTTTATTATTTGGGTCATTCACAGAAGATGACATCAGGTCATGGCAAGATGAAAAACCcgtgaaaaagaaagaattGAAGTTTGATTCTTTGAATTGTCCCACTGGAATTACTTTTGGCAATTTTAATGGTGAATTGAGCTCGCAACGAGGCTCTATAGATGGGAAAGTGAACTTTGGAAGTGCTAATTCAgctaagaaagaaaaagagaaggaTGTTAAGCTCttgatgtttttaaattgtGCAAAAAAACCACTTATTGATTCTGATGGAATTGTACTATACATGAAATTGGGTGACAGAGATGATTGTGCAGAACATTTTGTTCTGTCATTTttggtttagtaacattttaatagaaaattgatgATCTAAATCTTATTTCTAAGTTAAGGCTATCTATTTGATTATGATGCTTCCtcatttttatgaaaattttatgaatttatttgcaTTGTTTTGTATCGATATAAGAAAAACTCTACAGAGTAAAACGATGGTGGCAATCAGACTTAGatggaaattgaaaaaaatgaaagctcTTAAatggaaattgaaaaaaaaaggaaaaaaaaatacatattcgatacatatttgacacatttttgatacataatcGATCggttgaacttttttttttatcgatgTAATTGAATCAACCGACTAATTTGATCGGTTTGTTTCAGTCTCTTTTTTGAATTGTAAAAATGGTGCTGCAAGTATTAACtagataaaattttagatatattAGATATTTActgatatattatttaaaaaatagttcaaCTACACGTAGGTGAGTTAATTGTTTTTTCCAAAATCCTGATATAAcagatacatctctgatacatatttgatacatctccgatacatagatgatacatctccgataccattaagtacatatttgatacatattcaatTTCCTGTCAAAAAAAACACACacgataaatttaatttacgtaaaaaaaattagaaataatcTAAACATACAAAAAGTATTTGAAAAATgatatttgatacatatctgatacatatttgatacatgtcTGATACATATATGTGTGATATATCTCCGATACATAACTTATAcgtgatatttataaaaaaaaacatattaaacatgttagatatattttttaaatgtacttaataggtacatcgttgatacataatttatacaa is part of the Mercurialis annua linkage group LG3, ddMerAnnu1.2, whole genome shotgun sequence genome and encodes:
- the LOC130015251 gene encoding uncharacterized protein LOC130015251; amino-acid sequence: MSINNNNKKVLLFGSFTEDDIRSWQDEKPVKKKELKFDSLNCPTGITFGNFNGELSSQRGSIDGKVNFGSANSAKKEKEKDVKLLMFLNCAKKPLIDSDGIVLYMKLGDRDDCAEHFVLSFLV